A genome region from Acinetobacter lwoffii includes the following:
- a CDS encoding helix-turn-helix domain-containing protein: MKRSVLSLMYLIQGMRKAGMEVDQKLQNIGLRVDAFDPSSVIHPSLEHDVLKVVGQEIQPEQGLLIGQHYALAGYGPLLMLLVTSPTVRDALNQVIRFQQLTHLTGQLALQQSEHHSALCYRAKQQDDHLRMLLAQAEISGTFKFIREIYKLMGLSKPDLRIELPFAYPEDLNTLKVYHDYYGTQVQFDASRAAFWFDEAVLDIKIPSADAVTFAVYEAKCLAELERLQQDEQTPTVVQRVQDYLEIQSGLMPSMAETAQALNIPERTLRHQLQQCDTSYKQIREEIIKDKALRLIEYKQYSIEMIAELLGYSEPAAFNHAFKRWFGQSPRQYIK, from the coding sequence ATGAAACGTTCTGTTCTCAGTCTGATGTATTTGATTCAAGGAATGCGCAAGGCTGGCATGGAGGTCGATCAGAAACTGCAAAACATTGGGCTGCGTGTAGATGCCTTTGATCCAAGCTCGGTGATCCATCCGAGTCTGGAACATGATGTGCTTAAGGTGGTGGGACAGGAAATCCAACCTGAACAGGGATTATTGATTGGCCAGCATTATGCTTTGGCAGGTTATGGTCCCTTACTCATGTTGCTGGTGACCAGTCCTACGGTACGTGATGCATTGAATCAGGTGATCCGTTTTCAGCAGTTGACGCATTTGACCGGTCAGTTGGCCTTGCAGCAAAGCGAGCATCATAGCGCGCTATGTTATCGAGCCAAGCAGCAGGATGATCATTTGAGAATGTTGCTGGCACAGGCAGAGATTTCCGGAACGTTTAAGTTTATCCGGGAAATCTACAAATTGATGGGCTTATCCAAACCTGATTTGCGGATCGAGTTGCCATTTGCCTATCCAGAAGATCTGAATACCTTAAAGGTCTATCATGATTATTATGGAACACAGGTACAGTTTGATGCATCTCGGGCAGCATTCTGGTTTGATGAAGCAGTGTTGGATATTAAAATTCCTTCTGCAGATGCGGTCACTTTTGCTGTCTATGAAGCCAAATGTCTGGCTGAACTGGAGCGTTTGCAACAGGATGAGCAGACGCCGACTGTGGTGCAGCGTGTGCAGGATTATCTGGAAATCCAAAGCGGCCTGATGCCGAGCATGGCTGAAACGGCACAGGCGTTGAATATTCCGGAACGAACCTTGCGGCATCAGTTACAGCAGTGTGATACCAGTTATAAGCAGATTCGCGAAGAAATTATTAAAGATAAGGCTTTGCGACTAATTGAATATAAACAGTATTCGATTGAAATGATTGCAGAATTATTAGGCTATTCCGAGCCGGCCGCTTTTAACCATGCCTTTAAACGCTGGTTTGGGCAAAGTCCTCGGCAATATATAAAATAG
- the tadA gene encoding tRNA adenosine(34) deaminase TadA, with the protein MSETQLSDEYWMQLAYAQAALAAAQGEIPVGAIIVSQNQIIGQGFNAPISLNDPTAHAEIVALRDACQNIQNYRLPDDAVLYVTLEPCTMCVGALVHSRVSRVVFGAFEAKAGSLVSARQLFETGYYNHVFSFQAGCMQQQCSEQLSAFFKLRREQKRQFKLQEKLLNTQK; encoded by the coding sequence ATGTCCGAAACACAATTGAGCGATGAATACTGGATGCAGCTTGCCTATGCGCAGGCTGCACTTGCTGCCGCACAGGGCGAAATTCCGGTGGGTGCGATTATTGTTAGTCAGAATCAGATCATTGGTCAGGGCTTTAATGCGCCGATTTCTTTAAATGATCCGACCGCGCATGCCGAGATTGTGGCGCTGCGTGATGCCTGTCAAAACATCCAGAATTATCGTTTACCTGATGATGCAGTGCTTTATGTGACTTTAGAGCCGTGCACCATGTGTGTTGGTGCGCTGGTGCATTCACGGGTTTCACGGGTAGTATTTGGCGCATTTGAAGCGAAAGCAGGTTCACTGGTGAGTGCGCGTCAACTGTTTGAAACCGGTTATTATAATCACGTATTTTCTTTCCAGGCAGGCTGCATGCAGCAGCAATGCTCTGAACAGCTCAGTGCATTTTTTAAGTTGCGTCGCGAGCAGAAACGACAATTCAAGTTACAAGAAAAGTTATTAAATACGCAGAAATAA
- a CDS encoding SRPBCC family protein, with protein MNSIQVKKEFPAALDDVFNLMSKHATYNIALAPMQVERIKDSADAEYPDGLGSVRAMGMGPVKPLKEQITLFEPNNRIEYQIIKNPLIKHHLGIIEFEALADDKTLVTYTIELQARAPFVSKLILAQLQAAIKLGLTKLAKSV; from the coding sequence ATGAACAGCATCCAAGTAAAAAAAGAATTCCCAGCAGCCCTTGATGATGTCTTCAATTTGATGTCCAAGCATGCCACTTATAATATTGCCCTCGCACCGATGCAGGTCGAACGAATCAAGGATTCTGCGGATGCTGAATATCCTGATGGACTCGGTTCAGTACGTGCAATGGGTATGGGGCCAGTGAAGCCGCTGAAAGAACAAATTACCTTGTTCGAGCCAAATAATCGCATCGAATATCAGATTATTAAAAATCCATTGATCAAGCATCATTTAGGCATTATTGAATTTGAAGCACTGGCTGATGACAAAACGTTAGTAACTTATACGATTGAATTGCAGGCACGTGCGCCTTTTGTGAGTAAATTAATCCTTGCACAGTTACAGGCAGCGATTAAACTAGGCCTGACAAAACTCGCAAAATCTGTTTAA
- the zapE gene encoding cell division protein ZapE, protein MSDFNSQHSTAFSPISPAERYAQAISSGQFMPDEAQAMAVHELNRVWLELIQRFKASKKAFRRFRRQTSPKGVYMWGGVGRGKTWLMDQFYDSIPFRRKTRMHFHHFMQHVHRELNKLSGQRNPLDIVADRIYKEAVIICFDEFFVSNVTDAMILSDLFQKLFERGITLVATSNIAPDGLYKNGIHRDRFMPTIELVKKNCVVLNVDAGVDYRLRVLKQAQLFKFPLTHDHKNWIAQRFSALTQTQTCSEEPIIINNRIVETVSHTEDVLWCEFSELCLKPRSPADFIEIANIYNTVLVSNVPHLTDFLNDGTRRFIYLVDEFYDRGVKLLLTSEDNIVDIYQGEKLAFEIERTRSRLLEMQSDEYLNSEHRQIEKIASVNGE, encoded by the coding sequence ATGTCCGATTTTAATTCACAGCACAGCACCGCTTTTAGTCCGATTTCTCCTGCAGAACGTTATGCACAAGCGATCTCTTCGGGACAGTTTATGCCTGATGAAGCACAGGCAATGGCAGTACATGAACTGAATCGTGTCTGGCTGGAATTGATTCAGCGTTTTAAGGCATCGAAAAAAGCATTTCGCCGCTTTCGCCGTCAGACATCTCCGAAAGGGGTGTACATGTGGGGTGGTGTGGGGCGTGGAAAAACTTGGTTAATGGATCAGTTTTACGATTCGATTCCGTTTCGCCGTAAAACCCGGATGCATTTTCACCATTTTATGCAGCATGTGCATCGTGAGTTAAACAAATTATCCGGACAGCGTAACCCCCTAGATATCGTGGCGGATCGGATTTATAAAGAAGCGGTCATCATCTGTTTTGATGAATTTTTTGTATCTAACGTAACGGATGCGATGATTCTAAGCGATCTATTCCAGAAGCTGTTTGAACGCGGTATTACCTTGGTCGCTACCTCGAATATCGCACCGGACGGTTTATATAAAAATGGCATTCATCGTGACCGTTTTATGCCTACTATCGAATTGGTCAAGAAAAACTGTGTGGTGTTAAATGTTGATGCCGGAGTCGATTACCGTCTACGGGTTCTAAAACAGGCACAACTGTTTAAATTCCCGTTGACGCATGATCATAAAAACTGGATTGCACAGCGTTTTAGCGCTTTGACTCAGACTCAGACCTGCTCGGAAGAACCGATTATCATCAACAACCGTATTGTCGAAACCGTGTCACATACCGAAGATGTGTTGTGGTGCGAGTTTTCTGAACTGTGTTTAAAGCCACGTAGTCCAGCTGATTTTATTGAAATCGCCAATATTTATAATACAGTGTTGGTCAGCAATGTGCCGCACCTGACCGATTTTCTGAATGATGGAACACGCCGTTTTATTTATCTGGTCGATGAATTTTATGACCGCGGCGTCAAGTTACTCTTAACCTCGGAAGATAATATCGTGGATATTTATCAAGGTGAGAAACTGGCCTTTGAAATTGAACGAACCCGTTCCCGTTTGCTGGAAATGCAGTCGGATGAATACCTGAATTCTGAACATCGCCAGATTGAGAAAATCGCCTCTGTGAACGGAGAATAA
- the pyrF gene encoding orotidine-5'-phosphate decarboxylase: MSIIVALDAKSQFDALAIAEQLDPALCRLKVGKELFTHEGPIIVKALQDRGFDVFLDLKFHDIPNTTAQAVCAAADLGVWMVNVHASGGRKMMETCVERLQAGNYKTQLIAVTVLTSMGREDLKDIGLDIEPNEHVKRLAQLTKDSGLDGVVCSAQEAKMLRETIGKDFALVTPGIRPEGSNADDQKRIVTPKQAMLDGSTHLVIGRPITQSKNMRQTLKDILATL; the protein is encoded by the coding sequence TTGAGTATCATCGTCGCACTAGATGCCAAAAGCCAATTTGATGCCTTAGCCATTGCAGAACAGTTAGATCCTGCCTTGTGTCGACTTAAAGTTGGTAAAGAGTTATTTACCCATGAAGGTCCAATCATTGTCAAAGCGCTTCAAGATAGAGGCTTTGATGTATTTTTGGATCTGAAATTTCATGATATTCCAAATACAACAGCACAGGCAGTATGCGCGGCAGCAGATTTGGGTGTGTGGATGGTCAATGTGCATGCCTCAGGTGGCCGCAAGATGATGGAAACCTGTGTAGAGCGTTTACAAGCGGGTAATTATAAAACTCAGTTGATTGCAGTGACTGTATTGACGTCAATGGGCCGTGAAGACTTGAAAGATATTGGTCTGGATATTGAGCCAAATGAGCATGTAAAACGTCTGGCACAACTGACAAAAGACAGTGGTCTAGATGGGGTGGTTTGCTCAGCTCAAGAAGCGAAAATGTTACGTGAAACGATTGGAAAAGACTTTGCATTAGTGACACCCGGCATTCGTCCAGAAGGGTCGAATGCAGATGACCAGAAACGTATTGTGACACCGAAACAGGCAATGCTAGATGGCTCAACACATCTGGTAATTGGTCGCCCGATTACCCAGTCTAAAAATATGCGTCAGACTTTGAAAGATATTTTGGCAACGCTTTAA
- a CDS encoding enoyl-CoA hydratase/isomerase family protein: MKYSPLTKHYHPDLIVEEAHNGWRIVRLNRPKSLHALDESIASALLEVFQDFHHDDSVKAIWLDSTTPKAFCAGGDVRKLRQLVINDEVATANKFFEQEYALDLLLHNYAKPVLVWGEGYVMGGGLGLFMAAPFRLVTPYSRLAMPEINIGLYPDVGATRFLADRGAIGLFTGLTGSIMTAAGAYGIGWATHICDAQRDSVLDKVINIDWEHYPAGDFRAIDDTLNSMHRPVGPGPLQNSLDVIHSVCRGINFEHDYESIIGLSDARSDWLRQASENLKKGSPTTAALTWLLWQWGKQVHSWNEVFELEVQISDWKIRHHDFVEGVRARLVDKDLSPEWKKGADMSLKGILSGNPPVTNIESWNALLKQYGVI, from the coding sequence ATGAAATATTCTCCCCTTACTAAACATTATCATCCGGATTTGATTGTTGAAGAAGCGCACAATGGTTGGCGTATCGTTCGTTTAAATCGCCCAAAATCTTTGCATGCTCTCGATGAATCGATTGCTTCCGCACTCTTGGAAGTATTTCAGGATTTCCATCATGATGACAGTGTAAAAGCCATCTGGCTGGATTCAACCACACCGAAAGCGTTCTGTGCAGGTGGGGATGTGCGTAAACTGCGTCAGTTAGTGATTAATGATGAAGTCGCGACTGCCAATAAATTCTTTGAGCAAGAATATGCACTTGATCTGTTATTGCATAATTATGCCAAACCCGTTTTAGTCTGGGGTGAAGGTTATGTGATGGGCGGTGGCTTGGGCCTGTTTATGGCAGCGCCTTTCCGTTTAGTGACACCATATTCACGTTTGGCCATGCCTGAAATCAATATCGGTTTGTATCCAGACGTAGGTGCAACCCGCTTCCTGGCAGATCGTGGTGCGATTGGTCTATTTACCGGCTTGACCGGATCAATCATGACCGCTGCGGGCGCTTATGGGATTGGCTGGGCAACGCATATTTGTGATGCACAGCGTGATTCAGTGTTGGATAAAGTCATTAATATCGACTGGGAGCATTATCCTGCAGGTGACTTCCGTGCCATTGATGACACCCTGAATAGTATGCACCGTCCGGTCGGCCCGGGCCCGCTGCAAAACTCTCTGGATGTGATTCATAGTGTTTGCCGTGGCATAAACTTTGAGCATGATTATGAGTCGATTATTGGCCTGAGTGATGCTCGTAGTGACTGGTTGCGTCAGGCCAGTGAAAACCTGAAAAAAGGTTCGCCAACTACTGCAGCCTTGACCTGGCTATTATGGCAATGGGGTAAGCAGGTACATTCCTGGAATGAAGTTTTCGAACTGGAAGTTCAGATCTCAGACTGGAAAATCCGTCATCATGACTTTGTCGAAGGTGTGCGTGCACGTCTGGTCGATAAAGACCTTAGTCCTGAGTGGAAAAAAGGTGCAGATATGAGCTTAAAAGGTATCCTGTCTGGAAATCCTCCGGTGACCAATATTGAAAGCTGGAATGCCTTGCTAAAACAGTATGGTGTGATTTAA
- the cmk gene encoding (d)CMP kinase produces the protein MTVQIITIDGPSGSGKGTLAAKLAAHYQFHLLDSGALYRLLGLSLHHHDLLDSLDTKLPECVQIATNLDIQFVSTATGVQVWLDGEDVSQTIRTERVGEFASKVAAIPELRTAMVSRQHAFAQAPGLVADGRDMATSIFPNAQAKIYLTASAESRAQRRVKQLQGMGLDVKISDILANIIARDKRDMERTVAPLKPADDAYIIDSSDLNIDEVFQLMTTYVDQQLAN, from the coding sequence ATGACAGTTCAAATTATTACCATTGATGGTCCAAGTGGGTCTGGCAAGGGCACGTTAGCAGCGAAACTGGCTGCACATTATCAGTTTCACTTATTGGATTCTGGTGCTTTATACCGCCTTTTGGGTTTGTCATTGCATCACCATGATTTGCTGGATTCGCTAGACACGAAATTGCCAGAATGCGTACAAATCGCAACAAATTTAGATATCCAGTTTGTCAGTACCGCCACCGGGGTGCAGGTGTGGCTGGATGGTGAAGATGTGTCCCAAACTATTCGAACTGAACGGGTAGGAGAGTTTGCTTCAAAAGTTGCAGCAATTCCTGAGCTTAGAACAGCGATGGTTTCACGTCAGCATGCCTTTGCACAGGCGCCTGGTCTGGTAGCAGACGGACGTGATATGGCGACAAGTATCTTCCCGAATGCTCAGGCAAAAATATATTTGACGGCCTCGGCTGAATCACGCGCGCAAAGACGTGTAAAGCAGTTGCAGGGCATGGGGCTGGATGTTAAAATAAGCGACATTTTAGCTAATATCATCGCTCGCGATAAACGAGATATGGAACGCACTGTCGCTCCACTCAAGCCTGCGGATGATGCTTACATTATTGATAGTTCAGATTTGAATATCGATGAAGTATTCCAGCTGATGACCACGTATGTGGATCAGCAGTTAGCAAATTAA
- the rpsA gene encoding 30S ribosomal protein S1: protein MTESFAALFEASELNLNVEKGAVIQGVVVSIDSDWVTVDTGLKSEGVVDRAEFLNEQRELEVQVGDTVDVVVEALDNGMGQTVLSREKAKRAETWTKLEKIFEDGEIVTGVISGKVKGGFTVDIGPVRAFLPGSLVDTRPIRDTTHLEGKELEFKVIKLDAKRNNVVVSRRAVMEAESSADREALLAQLEEGQTVTGTIKNLTDYGAFVDLGGIDGLLHITDMAWKRIKHPSEVVEVGQEVTVKVLKFDRERNRVSLGLKQLGEDPWLAIMNRYPKGSIVKARVTNLTDYGCFAEIAEGVEGLVHVSEMDHTNKNIHPSKVVQIGDEVDVMVLEVDEERRRISLGIKQTRANPWEEFAKDHDKGEKVSGTIKSITDFGIFIGLPGGIDGLVHLSDISWNEQGEEAIRRYKKGDTVEAVILSVDAEGNRISLGIKQMNNDPFNDFLAANERGALVKGTVTAVDAKGATVKLADEVEATLKASEINRDRVEDATKFLEVGQEVEAKIINVDRKSRAINLSIKAKDEAEEKEAVANLKTAPAGQDNGPKTIGDLIKAQMGN, encoded by the coding sequence ATGACCGAATCTTTTGCAGCCCTCTTTGAAGCAAGCGAATTAAACCTCAACGTTGAAAAGGGTGCAGTTATCCAGGGCGTTGTAGTAAGCATTGACTCTGATTGGGTAACTGTTGACACTGGCCTTAAATCTGAAGGCGTTGTTGACCGTGCTGAGTTCTTAAATGAACAGCGCGAACTTGAAGTTCAAGTTGGCGACACTGTAGACGTAGTTGTTGAAGCACTTGACAACGGTATGGGTCAAACAGTTCTTTCTCGCGAAAAAGCTAAACGCGCAGAAACTTGGACTAAACTTGAAAAAATCTTTGAAGACGGCGAAATCGTTACTGGTGTTATCTCTGGTAAAGTTAAAGGTGGTTTCACTGTTGACATCGGTCCAGTACGTGCGTTCCTTCCAGGTTCTTTAGTTGATACTCGTCCTATTCGTGATACTACTCACCTAGAAGGCAAAGAGTTAGAATTCAAAGTAATCAAACTTGACGCTAAACGTAACAACGTTGTTGTTTCACGTCGTGCTGTTATGGAAGCTGAATCTTCAGCTGACCGTGAAGCTCTTCTTGCTCAGCTTGAAGAAGGTCAAACAGTTACTGGTACGATCAAAAATCTTACTGACTACGGCGCATTCGTTGACCTTGGCGGTATTGATGGTCTTCTTCACATCACTGACATGGCTTGGAAACGTATCAAGCACCCTTCAGAAGTTGTTGAAGTGGGTCAAGAAGTTACTGTTAAAGTACTTAAATTCGACCGCGAACGTAACCGTGTTTCTCTAGGTCTTAAACAGCTTGGCGAAGATCCATGGTTAGCGATCATGAACCGTTACCCTAAAGGTTCAATCGTTAAAGCGCGCGTAACTAACCTGACTGACTACGGTTGTTTCGCTGAAATCGCTGAAGGCGTTGAAGGTTTAGTACACGTTTCAGAAATGGATCACACGAACAAAAACATCCACCCATCTAAAGTTGTTCAGATTGGTGACGAAGTTGATGTTATGGTTCTTGAAGTTGATGAAGAACGTCGTCGTATTTCTCTTGGTATCAAACAAACTCGTGCTAACCCATGGGAAGAGTTTGCTAAAGATCACGACAAAGGCGAAAAAGTTTCTGGTACGATCAAATCTATCACTGACTTCGGTATCTTCATCGGTTTGCCAGGCGGTATCGACGGTCTAGTTCACTTGTCTGATATTTCTTGGAACGAACAAGGCGAAGAAGCGATTCGTCGTTACAAGAAAGGCGACACTGTTGAAGCAGTTATCCTTTCTGTAGACGCTGAAGGCAACCGTATCAGCCTTGGCATCAAGCAAATGAACAACGATCCGTTCAATGACTTCCTTGCTGCTAACGAACGCGGTGCGTTGGTTAAAGGTACTGTAACTGCAGTTGACGCTAAAGGCGCTACTGTTAAGTTAGCTGACGAAGTTGAAGCGACTCTGAAAGCATCTGAAATCAACCGCGACCGCGTTGAAGATGCAACTAAGTTCCTTGAAGTTGGTCAAGAAGTTGAAGCGAAGATCATCAACGTAGATCGTAAATCTCGCGCAATCAACTTGTCTATCAAAGCGAAAGACGAAGCTGAAGAGAAAGAAGCAGTTGCTAACTTGAAAACAGCTCCTGCTGGTCAAGACAATGGTCCTAAGACGATTGGTGACCTGATCAAAGCTCAAATGGGCAACTAA
- a CDS encoding integration host factor subunit beta, which translates to MTTEALNKSDLIERIALKNPHLAEPLVEEAVKIMIDQMIEALSTDNRIEIRGFGSFALHHREPRVGRNPKTGKSVEVAAKAVPHFKPGKALRDAVNESAQK; encoded by the coding sequence ATGACTACTGAAGCACTTAATAAGTCTGACTTAATAGAGCGTATTGCATTAAAAAATCCGCATTTGGCTGAGCCTTTAGTGGAAGAAGCCGTTAAAATTATGATCGATCAAATGATAGAAGCATTATCAACTGACAACCGTATCGAGATTCGTGGATTTGGTAGTTTTGCATTGCATCACCGTGAACCGCGCGTAGGTCGTAACCCTAAAACTGGTAAATCAGTAGAAGTGGCTGCAAAAGCAGTTCCGCACTTTAAACCAGGCAAGGCACTTCGTGACGCTGTGAACGAGTCTGCACAAAAATAA
- a CDS encoding lipopolysaccharide assembly protein LapA domain-containing protein, with protein MRYVLVILLLVLFGYSLALVLQNGTELSVDLLFTQVPAMRLGLLLLLTLSLGVVLGLLLGVQIFRVFQTNWEIKRLRKDIEHLRKEQLNTAKLMAAEAAAHTRHEKTVLDITNENQSPL; from the coding sequence ATGCGTTACGTTCTGGTCATTCTTTTATTGGTACTGTTTGGTTATTCATTAGCTTTGGTTTTGCAAAACGGTACCGAATTGTCAGTGGACTTGTTATTTACTCAAGTTCCCGCAATGCGCCTGGGATTATTACTTCTCCTCACGTTATCTTTAGGTGTCGTTTTGGGTCTGTTATTGGGCGTTCAGATCTTCCGGGTTTTTCAGACGAATTGGGAAATTAAACGACTGCGTAAAGACATTGAACATCTACGTAAGGAACAGTTGAATACAGCCAAGTTAATGGCCGCTGAAGCAGCAGCCCATACCCGGCATGAAAAAACTGTATTAGATATTACCAATGAAAATCAAAGCCCATTATAA
- a CDS encoding lysine exporter LysO family protein, whose product MQSLWLIFQLLFCLALGFAMAKRIPLSIIKICFKLLPYFSYVLLIAIAFEFSQLVDELQHPLQILSTSISIAFLTSLGAFAFCYLLFKWAGYLPSSGRVSVDLVLKSLLNMSYAFLALAGGYCLHAGLNLFDLSLQISTWHLLLVFMFIIGLDLAYSPLDRSWLNFKILLVPIGCIFGSLFAVMLYSFWNTDISLKDLIMLSQGYGFYSMSGVVVTELRNAELGSIALMNDLFREIFAILLMYCMGWRYPRSAISAAGATAMDVTLPMVKQACGHDFIPHAMVSGFILSLLAPVMVSVLAAI is encoded by the coding sequence ATGCAATCGCTTTGGCTTATCTTTCAGCTTCTATTCTGTCTAGCACTCGGTTTTGCCATGGCAAAACGAATTCCACTTTCGATTATTAAAATCTGTTTCAAGCTATTGCCCTATTTTAGCTATGTTTTATTGATTGCGATTGCCTTTGAATTTTCACAACTGGTAGATGAATTACAGCATCCCCTACAGATTCTAAGTACGTCGATCAGTATTGCCTTTCTGACTTCGCTCGGTGCTTTTGCATTTTGTTATCTACTATTTAAATGGGCAGGTTATCTTCCGAGTTCAGGCCGAGTCTCCGTCGACCTGGTACTTAAATCCTTGCTGAATATGAGCTATGCCTTTTTGGCTCTCGCAGGTGGATATTGTTTACATGCGGGCTTGAATCTGTTTGATCTATCCTTGCAAATCAGCACCTGGCATTTGTTGCTGGTATTTATGTTCATAATTGGCCTGGATCTGGCTTATTCACCTTTAGATCGTTCCTGGTTAAATTTTAAAATTCTCTTAGTTCCGATTGGTTGTATTTTTGGTTCATTATTTGCAGTCATGCTTTATTCATTCTGGAATACAGACATCAGTCTAAAAGATTTGATCATGCTGTCACAAGGCTATGGATTTTACTCAATGTCAGGTGTTGTCGTAACAGAACTCAGAAATGCAGAACTCGGCAGTATCGCGCTAATGAATGACCTGTTTAGAGAAATTTTTGCCATATTACTCATGTATTGTATGGGCTGGAGATACCCAAGATCCGCCATTTCCGCAGCGGGTGCAACTGCGATGGATGTGACTCTACCGATGGTTAAACAGGCCTGTGGGCATGATTTTATTCCACATGCCATGGTCAGTGGTTTTATTTTGTCACTGTTAGCACCAGTCATGGTGAGTGTACTGGCAGCGATTTAA